GGAATTGATCTCCTTCACCGTACAGTTGCATTAAAAAGATGTAACTGCATCAATATAGTAATATATCATACACGGTGTCGTGATTATCACACAATCACTTTATCGCCACAACTGGATACAAATATGAAGTTAATTCATTTCAACTCATTCTTTCCTTCGACAGTTATAGCGATATTTTCATATACGGTATCGCAAGCATTGTTATTTGAATCTCTCATACTTAGGGCGCAGCAAATGAATCATAAACGTGcttttcatgtgacattttgcttttacttttaaGCGATTCAGCACACACAAGATGGCGCCGAAATCTCGTCAGACAAATCACTCAACGCCCCCCAAACGACGTCAATTGCAGCGTTTTGGCCGCACAACTTTTGGGAGTATTTTCAAGGGCTCGCGGGGGgtcattgaaaaagaaaagtagaCGGCAAAGTTTGGGAATAACATTGAAGAGTTCGTGTACGAAAATCCAACATCACAGCTGACCTGTTGCTCcgtttaaacaaaataaaaaaataaaaactcccaAATCGTCGTTCGCTCGAAGATCAATGACATAATATAAGCCATTAAGCTTCTCTGAGAGTATCTGCTTGGGTAAAATACACGTTAACAACGTCTTCGTGTTGCAACATCAAACGACGTCGCATTTCGTcgctcttttgtttttcttccgcGTTTTTCCAAACCGAAACTACAAAAACCTCAAGTACTCAAGTTGCTACTTACCGCCGGAAAGTTGGCAATTTCGTGTGTGTCCAGGTAGCAGCACTAGCAATGGCGCAGGGGTGCGGGGAAACCAAAGACAAAGGAAAGAAAGTGAACACCCTCCGCCTTTTACGCGTAAATCGAAAGCCGCGTGGACGAAGTTGGGGCAACTTGAAAGCTGCTGAGCGGCGGCGGTGACGTCACGACACAACTTCCGCCcaagcttcatcttcttcttcttcgggcGGACATGATTGACAGCTTATCGGTGCATTACCCCCACCGACCGGACTGGAGTGTGGAACAGGCGCTCATTGgcaggtaaaataaaaaaattaaaaaatcaatcaataaacaaACTAGATTGTTTTATCAGCGTAGGTTTCCCTCTTGATCTTAATGtcataccttttttttaacctaccgATTTCCACAAACGGCGTGTTAATGTAAAGTTGCGATAATTTGTCTTCTAGTTGTTCCACGGTTGACACGTGTGCCTATTTTGCGATGGATGCCAAATATGCTTTGTAATTAATGATTGTAATCGTACATTCTCTTACATACTATTTAACATATCCTGGTGTCGGACTCTTTCGAGTCCGAAAGGGGGATTGAAGGCCCTCGCACGCGATATACTGATGCCATGATCATACATGGACTTATTTGTGCACCGTTATGTTGTGTAACCTAACCTCAGTAGCAAAATGTTCTGATAACAGTGTAGGTGTGAAACTACATATCAGCCGCAGAACAGGATGTTTTGTGCCAAGAAGAGATATTGCTGTGGCCTCGGATCCACCCTGCTCAAGTTTTAAACGCCGTATATAACCTCGCACTGAACGCTGAGAAAGCGCACATTTGAGCAGCTGCAAGCCTTCGCCTGTAGAACATCTGTGCCCAGAATATTCTGCAATAAAGTTCATTTCCAGTCTCTGATTCTGACCAACATTCTCACCCTCCGAAATCCAACGAACACGCGAAGGACTGGCGGCGAAAAGCCTCCTTCCACATGATCCAAGCCCAAATTCCGAACCGGTATCACAAAACGTATTTGTGGCTGACTCGGTCCTATTTCTTGCAGTGATACTTGTTCAAGTGCTTCTGGGCGCGGCCAGTGTGCGCACTTCTTCCACGAACACACGCACATATCGGAAAGATGATTCAAACATACAAATTGTGGTGCGCAGACTTGTGCACGAGACAAGGAAGCGGTCTGGTTCACACTTCATCAAGCAGATGTGTAACTATGCCGTCTGTTAAAAACTGTTAAAATAACAGGAAACGATCGAAGCATTTTTTCCGGTGCAGCTGCGCATTTCGGTAAAGTTCCATTGCGTTGCATCCTGCTTTGCTTCAAATAAATAGCGGACGAGGGCAGCAACTCGTCGACAGACTTGGTGAGCACTCTCCCAGTGAGTTGCTCTGCTGTCCCTCGCGAGCAGAAAAGGACAACCTCGGTTGGTGCGAGTTCACTTCGATACGGTCCTCAGGCTTGTCTCGGTTGTTTTGTCTGACACCCACGTATGGCGCTGTCACTGAATACGACAGCTGCACGAGACGCCGGTTGGTCGCAGCTACAAGCGTAGGGCCCCAAGAAGGCCTTCAAGAAAGTTCAGAACTGAACTATGCTTGACAGCATAAATGGGAATGAACAAATATGGCCATTTCTTGGACTCGGATTTCCTCAAGGGATGAGCACGTGCTAGAGTTGGACCAACTAATGTACGTTGAGACATTGGCTACTTAATGCCTCGCAACCaaatttactgtacttaaggCAGAAACTCCGAACCAAAAGTTCCTCGAGATCGTGGCAGAAATGCAGCCGCAGCGGACAGTTTTGTTACCAGGGACTACAGAAAATACCCAGAACTTGAGGTATAAATGTGGCTCCAGCTGCAATGCGAACTTTGgatactggtaacctttcagtATGCCTTGAAGATGATGGGGATGTTAAAGACTCAACGGATACAAGCTCGATGAGCGGAGAGAACCTTCTCCAAAACCAGCAAGAACCAGATCCAAGCTCTGCAGTGCCCCAGCGATCCATTCCGTAGACGGCGAGTCGCATGCTTTCAAAGCCCGCACGAGATCTGCTCAGTTCAACAACTTCTACTCCCAATTTTGGTTTGCTGCTGTGATTTGAAAGATATTCTTCATCCTTGAACATTTTTGAAACGGTGTGGAATGTGTAGGAGCACTTCCAGTAAAGATTTTCTATTTGTAAAGATTCCCGCTGCCGCCCTCGTCGAGTTGAGGGCGCTCGGCGCGATTTCTCTTCTCGGGCTGCTCAATCGGGGAGCTTCTCAGGGGAGACGGCACCTTCTTGGCTTCAGCCCGGAGAGCAACTGAGCGCAGCTTCCTGTTTTTGAGAGTCGAACGAATTTCCCATCTTTCATGGCTCAACTCAATATGCTGTAAACATTCTTTCCCTCTAGACCTTcataatcacacacacacacacacacacacgtcctcCAACGCTGTCCTGAATAAAACTCTTTGTCGGTCTAATTTATAATCGGTCAGAATACCACCTAATAAGATTTGAACTGCGGCACAGCCAGGGTCGAAACCCCCATCAAGTGGAACCGTTTGTGCTGGAGATAGCAAGCAGATAGTTCTCCACTAAATAAAGTTCCGACAACTGTTTTTGCAAGTTCAGGGGTGGAGGTGGCGCAACCCACTGCAAGTTTGGGTGATCAACAATAACACAGTGTCCCCGTTTACACCTTCTGCAACTCCCTAAACCAAGAGGCGTGAGCTTCGTCACCTTTCAAAGTGCCCCTCGCTTTTGGCACTACGGCGCTCGTCTGGTTTCAGTCTTGCTCGTCGTCTACAAAGTGATTATACACAAATGGCTAAAAGGTCCAGCTTCAGCTTTGATCATCTCCGCTTTTTACCTCATCAGGATTTGAGTTTTAGATGAAGGTTTGTCCTACATTTTACAGGTTGATCCTAACGTCCCGACTCCAGCCTTACCGAGTTGTACCACCCGAGAGGTCAGATAAACTTGACAGCCCCCTTGTATTCCAGGGCGGCCTAGCCAGGGCCTGATCCCGCTTTGCTTCCGAGATCAGACATCCTCAGTTTGGGAGCCCTCTGACCTACTCCCACTAGCCAAGAGTCCACTGAGGGTTCGGAAGTCCCAGTTTACTAGGCGACTGCAGTTTAGAGAACATCCCATTTATTTTGCACCAATTCCACAGACAAAactttattcaaaacaaatttaacaagAAGGGAATTACAATGCGTCAGCATTAACAATATGcgtatgtaaaataaaatctagAAGTACAAAAATGGTGgaggaaactgaaaaaaaaaaaacaataataataattctactGAAACAAAGCAAATACTTTGGcgtacaaacaataaaaactttGAATAGTACAGTGCAAACCTGGCCAACAAAATgattattgtgattttttttttaataaacatcttTGTCATGACATACTACAATTATTTTCAGTAGATAGTTATTTCTTTTGCGATAACTGCGCCAGCGTCAATGCGTTATAACTGGGCTGGGACGAGCTGCCGTTTCCTCGGCTGCTCACGGGAACTAGCGCGAGGGGACGGCCGGAGTAGGTCGCAGGGGCGAAGGGAAAAGTACACAAGTAGGTGGCGCCGTTGGTCACATTTCTAGCAGTTTGAACCCATGTCGTAGGGTACTGCTGCTGCGGTATCCATTGCGGAGTTTGCTGGTTGGCCCATCCCATCACTGTTTGATGGTGTGCGACCAATGGCACAGTGAAATGGTTTGCAGGCTGCTGGAGGTAAACCTGGACAGGGTGAGACTGCCCTACATTTTCATTCACGGTCTGAAAACTACTTGGCGCCCTGTACTCTGCAGCTGGAGCGTACCTTGAATGCATATTTGTGACACAAGGGATGAGATTCCCAAGACCAGAATCACTCGAATTTGACAGGTGAGCGTCGCTGAGATCTGACTTTGCACCACTGAGAGTAGTCTGAGAGTCTCTTTCTAACTTGCAGTTCTGTacaccatttgctgaaaatggTGAAGCATTTGCATTGCCTTGAGGCACCGCTACCTGATCTGGACTGGAACTTACACAATTGTCAGCCAGCAGTGGTTTGACCTCATAGCCGTCCACCCAATCAGGATCACGGGGGATGGTGGTATTGGTCGACTTATCTTCCATCACAAGCGTGTCCTTGGGTGAGCTACTTGATAAATGAGGATCTGGGGCGACACGTCGGATCCCTGGTGTTGTCGACGGACCGATTTCGCAAGTCCTCAAATCCCATCTACTCTTGCTCGTCACTATTGTGGTGATGGGCTGCGCAGACGTCATGCGAGACACTTTAGCTGCTGGGTTGCCAGCGATGGGAGCAATACAATCATCTGCCTTGCGGGGGAATTTCTCTTCAGAGTTTCCTGTTTTCTACCACAGAGGCACCTTGGTCAACAGGAGCCGGTTCCCCTGGGATCAGTGGAGGGTTAACATCAGGAGACTTGTCCAACTTGGCTCTCAATGACTTGAGTCTCCATTTGGCCGGTCGAGGATCACAGAGGTGGGTCTTACTGGTGCAAATCCTGATTAGTTCGTCCACAGACTCAAGAGATTCTCTTTTTCTGGTGGGAAGGTATTCATCTTGACGAATTGTTGGACTGGTCGTTACACGAGCAACACCTTCAGAGTGCGCCTGTTCTTTTACCTGAAAAGTCGATGACATCTTCGTGACTGGAGTAGCGGTTACAAGAGTTCTGGACTCGGAGCGCATCCGATCATCCTTCACTTGAGAACTTTGTTGAGTTTTGGAGATGGATACATTACTTACAGCAGGTCTGGCCTCCAAGAACAGAGTTTCAGCTTTGACTTTTGAACTAGGCAATGTCTCTGTGCCTGGACCTGCAAATACAGGAGATCCGCAACCCAAGGGAACCACTTCATCTTTCACCTGACAAATCTGTGGCGTTTTCAACATGGTTGTAGTCACGGGAGAACTGCATTCAGAAAATGTCAGTTCAGCATTTACGTGATAACCTGGCTGCTTCTCAAGAATTGTACCAGCACTTTCAGGAGATCTGGAATTCTGAGGCAGTAGTTCGGTGTTTACTTGACAACTAGGTTGCGCCTCAGGAACGCGACCAGCAGTTTCAGGAGATCCGGACTCTTCTGGCTTTAGTTCAGCCTTCACTTGAAAACTAGCCTGCTCCTTAGAAATGGGACCAAGACTTTCAGGAGGTCCATACTTTTGTGGCAAGAGTTCAGCCTTTACATGAAAACTAtgtggctcctcagaaatgGGACCAGCATTTTCTGGAGATTTAGATTCTGGAAGCATCAGCTCTGCCTCGACTTGAAAATTAGGCTTGGCAGCAGTTGCACCAGATCCAGACTCGGGAGGGATAAGCTCAGCCTTCACTTGAGAACTACGCTGTTCCTCAGAAATGGCTTTAGCGGTAACAGACTCTTGAGGCATTAGCTCAGTCTTCACTTGTAAACTAGCCTGCTCCTCACAGGTGGGACCAGGACTTTCAGGAGGTTTGGACTCCAAGAACATCGGTTCACTCTTCACTTGAAAAACAGGGGGAGTCTTGGTGACAGAAACAAAGGTTTCAGCAGGTCTGCATTCTGAGGGTATCAGCTCAGCCTTCACTTGAGAACTACGCTGCTCCTCAGAAATGGCTTGAGCAGTAACAGACTCTTGAGGCATTAGCTCAGCCTTCACTTGTAAACTAGCCTGCTCCTCACAGGTGGGACCAGGACTTTCAGGAGGTTTGGACTCCAAGAACATCGGTTCACGCTTCACTTTGAAGACAGGCGGTGTCCTGGAGAAAACTCCCGAAATTGGCAGTTCTGGTGGAATATGAGAGCTTTTACGATTCTCTTGTGAACTGAGATTCGTTCTAGCTGAAGAGGTAGAAGGAACAGAATCAGCATCTGAGTCCACACACAAGTCCATCTCATGTCCATTCTGCTTCTCAGATGTTTGGCTTGCTTCAaagagacaaagacaaagaaggAATGCAATAAAAGTGTCATTTGTCATCTAAAAGCATTGCCATACCAGTTTGTTGTGATTCGATGACAGGCTGTCTGGTGGCACTCTGCAGCACATCGAGAGCTTTGAATGACAAGAGGTAAAAAGTTGATACACACTCACAGGCAACAAACCAGGTCGTAAGTGACATTTAGTGATACCTTCTCCAAATGGAGCGTTCCAAATGTACTCGTACATGTCCTGAGAGAGGTCTATAACCTTTGCAAGAAATGGAGGAGGTATTTAGCATGAGGAGGTATTTGCGATGGCATGCTTAAAGTTACCTTTGCGTCCATCTTTTTGGAACGCTCCTGTGCCGCGATATTAATCGCGACATCACGGAGGAGTTCTAGTTTCATCTCCTCTCCGATGTCCTCCTCGTACCAAAATGCATCCATATATTGAGGATATACTCTTAActgcaacaaaatatttcatagCTTACAttctatacatttttaaagagcGAGCAACAGAGAGTCTTTACCATGTACGCGAGCCGATGCGTCACGCTAACCATGTGCTGGCAGATTTCACCGACAATGAGTTTCTGGCTGCAGCTCTGACACAAGTAGAACGAGTTTCCAGACGTCCCATGGCACTCGTACACAGACACTAGACCTGATCGGgcaattattttatcattagcGTTTGCTTTAGTTGGACGGTGGCGGGTTCCTGCGAGGGACACTCCTACCCACCTACGACTGGCTGGTTGGAGGGTCCCTTCACCCACAAAAACGTGGTCAAGTTACTTGCGCTTCCTGCAACAAAAGTAGCATCAGCGCATCACGTTCTCAGAGACTTCTGGGGTAAAGTCAACTTACCGGAACGGATGGGCGCCTGGGAAGCACTATGCCCGCAGTTAGATCCTGCATCTATTGGCACCTTATGCAGACTGGACCATCCATCATTCGAGCACCTTACAACCGGACTCTGTGGTTCTGCGTTCAGCGACGCAGGACCCAGGTCAGGTCCCAACGAGGACCTATTACAGCCTTCCAGATCCTCACCACCTTGCTTTAAACCTGGTTTACCAAACTGTGGCTCTGGTCCCAACAGCTCTGAAGGTGAGGGACAATCGGAGCCTTCCAGATTCACCTCAACATCATTTAAGCATGGATCACGAAAGTGTGGTTCTGGACCCAACGACACTGCTGGTGAGGGCTCATTGAAGCCAGACAGATTCTCCTTATTGTCCTGTGAACCTGGATCACCAAACTTCAGCACTGGTCCCAACAACACCGAATGCAAGGGCTCGTCAGAGCCTTCCACATTCTTCTCGGCGTCCTTTAAACCTGGATCATCAATTTGCGGGTCTGGGCCAAATGACACTGAACTTAAGGGCTCCTCAAAATCATCCAGATTGTCCTCTGCGAACTTTAAAGCGCCATCATCAATCTCCTGCTGCTCGCATGCCTCTTTGCCACATTTGTATCCATGGATACTGTGAACAGTGGCCTCTGGCTCGGTAGTTGGACCGGCGGCAGTTCTCGCATGGGTCTCTGGATCAAATTCTACCCAGAAAAAGATGACATTATGAAATTCATTATCAATTCAAACAGATTGTCATGAATACCGTGTGCTAGTACTAAAAACCCAGGCATTTGCTATATGGGTCTTAGACCCAAGAATAGTATAACTGTCTGGTCTTCTCCTATTGTGGTTCACTAGGTTGAACGGCGTATTAAAACAAACTACTAAAACATAATGAACGGCGCTCAGCCAAAATGTAGACCTTGCGCAATGGAAAGGTGGCTGCCAACTGCCCCACACAAGAAGCTACTTTCTGGATTCCAACGCAAGCGTAACGCGATGGCCAAACGTGACAATGAAAGCAGCAAACCCATCGGAACGCTCCACGGATGGAGACATCTCGGTAGTCTTCAGTCGAAAGGAGACCGGCTACGACTAATGTATAAAAACAACCTCTCGCGCCCAGCTTTAGCTAAAAATCCATCTCTCGTCCCAGAGTGTGAACGTCACTAAATTCAATGAATTACCATCATCCGGGCTCGATAGTCCTTGCAAGGAGGTGGGGGAAACATGTCCTAAAGGCACCAAAGTGTTGGATAAAACCAGGAAGTGAGTCTCCAATCTCTGTAAAGCTAAAATCAAAGACCAATGATTATTTTGGCTTCCATTTCCCATACAGATCTGCCATCGATCGCTGTTatttcgtctttttttttttcttctctcattTACCTCGGTCTTCTGGAAGATCCGACAGCTCCTTGTACTCATCGTTGGTCACTTCTATTGTCTGGCAGAAAAGACGAGACAGTCAATTTCTTGAAAAGACATGAAAGAAGAAGTCCATCTCTCTTGATATCCAGATTGACTTTTCAAGCGCGTGTTATAACGGTTAAAACAAACTCACCTGGATGTTCCGAAGTCCCAAACACTTCTCCACCTCAGTCATGCTAAAAGTAAACTTCTTTTGGTTGATGCGTGTCAACTGCTTGTCATTCAATTCTGGGAACCTCCGTTTCTTGTTGGGGATTTAACGGCACACACCGTGAACACCTTTGGCAGCGTTTAAATATGGAGTACGTTTTTGAAAGATGCACACACCATATAGTTGTATAGGTGAATGTTTTCCGTAAGGTGACTGGAACATTCCAATCTTATTCGGCACAGAGTGCAGTAGGACTGCTTCCGCCCGTTGCTGTTAACTGCAACTATAAAGCTTAGgcctacaaaataaaatcaaaatcaacatttaaaacggAATGAATCACAAGGACCAACTCATACAGACTCGCTGAACAATCATACTCACCAACTTTCAAAAAACTCAGCTTAGTTCTGCTATGCGATAGCTTGGCTGTTGTGGTTGCGCGTCTGACTTCAGCCCGTGGTTCTGCATCGTCACGGGACCCCCATGTGTTGTTCACTTTCTTGGCAGAAGATTCCGATTTTCTGCATTTAGGTGGTGCCACTGCTGCAGTGGCCAGCCCGGCGCGAGACGGGACCGGCGCTTTCAATGCAGACTCCGGGTTCGTCCTGGACGTCCCGCTCGAGCGTCTCTCTCTTTCAGTTCTCTCTTTGGGTGCTTTGTGCCGCACTGATAACGCTGGGAAAGAAGTTTTGGGGTGTGAGATTGGTGCTGTAGACTTGGAAGCAGAGCCCAGACAACGTGCGACAGGTGTGGTCGACTCGGCAGTTGAGGTAAACCTAGAGGTTGTTGCTCCATGTATGGCATTGGGCGTTGTGGGCTTGGTGGCGGTCGCACCACGGATGACTGTAGAGGTTCGAGCACCGCGTATGACAGGAGTTGCTGTGGGCTTCGTAGCGGCTGCAGGCGTGGTCAAAGTAGAGATTTTAGCATCGCGGACGGCGGTAGTTTCCGTGGGCTGGGTGAGAGTTGAAGGTGCAGCAAACGTACAAGCTGTAGGACCATAAATGATGGTCGGTACTGTGGACTTGGTGGGGCTTGCTGTAACTCTTGCGGATGTTGTAGTACAACTGGTAGCAGATGCAGTTGACCTTTGGGTGGTTGAAGTTGCACTGGAGGACGTTGCTATAACTTTGCAGGCTTTTGTGGTACTGACAGTAGGTGCTATAGACTTTGCGGTGGTTGATGTGACACTAGAGTATGTTTCTGTAACTCTACAGCATTGCGCCGTACTGGCAGAGGGAGCCATCGACTTGTCTGCCAATACAGGTGCGCCGCAGAAGGCTGCTGTAACGCGGGATTTTGTGCTACCGGAGGTTGTCGCTATCCTGGGCTTTGTAGTACAACTGGCGGTAGATGCGGTGGACTTTGTTGCAGTGAATTTAGAGCTTGCAACCATAAGGgtaacatttgtgtttgttgtgcaCAGGGTGCTTTGTTTAGAGGTGGTTTCAGTGCTGGCAGCCACGGGTACAGTCTCCTTTTGATCCCAACTCTCATATTTTATCTTGGGCTTTTCTTCATGCTCTGCGATCTCCCTGGAGTCCCTTCGTTGTCTTTTATAGCCGATCTCGTCATCCTGAGGGGCACTCGGCCTCTTTCGCTCCCATTCGTCATTTGCAGACGCCCGAACGTGGGCGCTCCTTTGTTGTCCCGTCTCGTCCGCTGTGTTTTTGGCGCTGGCGGTCCTACTACTGTTTGCAGGGTTTTGATTAGTCTTTCTTGAAGGGGACGTTGCCATCTTGCTTTTCGTACTGTACCCTGGGGTCGCCCCTGTCGCACTTTCTGTGGGGACTGGAACATGCAATGAAAAAGCCTGAGATTAGTCTTGGCAATCAGAACATTTTCAAACCCAGCACATTACCTCGGCTAACGAACTACGTTGAAAAGCATTGCAGAACTGGGAGGACTTAAGAAGAACCCTTGGACCTCCACAACAAAACTGGGTTCTCGCTTTCACAAGGAGGTCAGGAAACCTAAATACTGCCTTCTTTGCAGACACccacccaacattataaaaccAACACATGCACTTTTTTGGTTTGGCTTACCCAACGGTGCTTGAGGTAGGACGAGGGGCATAAGGGGACTTTTGCTGTTCCTCCTCTTTGCTGCACTCAGGATTAATTTCACTGGCAAGCACATGGTATTTAAAACAAGAGAATACCACCGTCAAGGCGTTGACATTAAATGTGCGACAGAAAAACCACACCCGGTTTCTCGACGTTTCATACATCAATGTCTGGATTCTCACATCCAAAGCAGGCCAGACACATCCAAAGTAATATCAGATCATTCAGATTTGTAATCACCTGTGAAGCatcatgtatttatatattggCATCAgactcaaaaataaaaaaacaaaaacaatctaaactgaaaaaaaaacattggctaGACATGGAGTAGCGTCTCGAAGCAGTCCACTTCGCTGCTCTGACCTCGTCCCTGCGCCGCTCCAACAATTGCTTTGCCGAATGGGAACGCTGCATCGCGACGCAGCAAGTCAGATAACGAATTTAAAGAGGAGAACGAATCATTTCCTTCACAATCACCGGCCAATTCGGAAGCGACCTACTGCTACTCCGCGTGCTGCCTCTTCAGGGTCAGTCTGGGTAGCAAGACAGAAACTGTTGCACGTGGTGTGCTTTGTGAGTCATCTGGAGTACACACAAGGATTATTTttgcacattaaaaatgtaaactttggATGCCTATGTAGCCTGCGTAACTGGAGCCTGGAGGTTGTCACAAAGCCAACTTTCACCCTAAAACATCACTTTTGGAACTGGAAAAGCTTCTTTACCTTTGACGTAATCGCAGGGTTCCTCAACGGGCCTTTCCAACTTCAGTTTCTACGTAGAAGACATTGAGATAAAAACGGTAGCCTCGTCGTTCCGGTTCAAACGTCGGCTCTGCCATACCTGGACGTGCGATACGCTGTGAATACGTGCAGCCTGGGTTGCCAGGTCCAGTAATTCTTTTGTATCGCAATGGGGCCTCAACGAGCCAGGATGGAATCGTTCCTTTAgagcaggaaaaacaaaaaacaaaaacccaccACAATCGCTGGTCAATCCACTTCGGATTCATCCTTAAAAACATTTGGGACAAGCGAAAGAACTGACGAGAAACATGGCGACGTGTTCCCAACTGAAAGCGTGAGCGTAGCCTTCCTGGTCCGTCAGCCGCCTTCTACACAGCAGACACATCACGGAATCGTACGTGGCGTCGCGAGCCGGGTCGTAGGACTCGTGCGACACCATGAAACTGCGTCCTGCGACGGAAAAGGGTCGATTGAGCCCCCGCGGGGAAGGAAGCGTTGCTCACATTTCGTCGCAGCTACTTGACTCACCCAAAAGCGGGTAAGTCTTGTGTTCTTGGAGTTGGCTGAAGGTTTGGCACGGCGGTACTGAACACACACGACAATTAACACTTGCTAACGTCAGTGAGGTGAAACTCTACATCGAATTGGGCTGGATTTGCAATGCACGGTTCATGCAACAATCGGACTTTTTATGACGCCGCAAGTGCGTGACAGCAGGCTTGGGCAGATTATGACAGATGATAAGCTTAAGCAAAAATTATAGTTTAATGGCACTGCGATTACAGCGCTAAAATGGAATATTTTGAGATTTTTGGgtacataacttttttttccctttgaagCCAGAGCAGAAACGAACTGAGGTCCGCCGTGCTAGTTCACATCGTCTACATGGTGTTTACGGTATTTCACCAATTGTAGACTAACTTTCGTAGCTGGCTGCAAATGTTCGTTTCAAGCGTCACGTTCATATATTAACATGACCTTCAAGTGAATTGCCTTTTGTCGCCGTATAACAGCATGGATCCAAATTTACGAGTCATTTCTTCAAGtgcctaaaaaaaacatgacagcatGTTTTGAAAGGCACGTAACTCACTGACGGGTCGTGTCACTTTGCCCGCACTGATgatgaaaaacacttgaaatgtacattgaAATTGgacccgcccccccaaaaaaagacaaaaaaactaataaatccAAAAAAACGGATATAGACAT
This is a stretch of genomic DNA from Phycodurus eques isolate BA_2022a chromosome 20, UOR_Pequ_1.1, whole genome shotgun sequence. It encodes these proteins:
- the LOC133396161 gene encoding uncharacterized protein LOC133396161 isoform X4; its protein translation is MANFFDMYFGATKWSDGLSCQVCLAKYKIFAEFKRHISSKEHQKKMTQVFQTEDHSIPGKLPPILIMDRSIQLTIQQPVLGLQLLTVCFSRGVGNVLYLCHVCEETVLDHKILEHLTSGCHEFIYYSYADANMLEVSWIPCEDVRVNPGLRKMLEHSNVSGVGPLKMLNLPYRLVSLYENYSYFQVMHALTLYDELPTLLQVDVKPKKVPVQQNQEDPRKNHLPLDPSQKSYKIHCQNCKLPLDTPEQYFQHVQNKKHKMTVLSIHGNVHSSFDTEGMKDSCDHRAAAAESQTLEQLLFDQLDKRSVPGAAMMVLCYSSEFASEAVCICCACHDAFSKSLLTKHLKSHKHLLQTLLHLNPWRLPFGWQKVPERKFLKAKVEAEEKERGWTQVVLKVMDLPGSVLRSIIPPSYQKVMDRLSRRHVVLKRNVPPCQTFSQLQEHKTYPLLGRSFMVSHESYDPARDATYDSVMCLLCRRRLTDQEGYAHAFSWEHVAMFLERFHPGSLRPHCDTKELLDLATQAARIHSVSHVQKLKLERPVEEPCDYVKVKLILSAAKRRNSKSPLMPLVLPQAPLVPTESATGATPGYSTKSKMATSPSRKTNQNPANSSRTASAKNTADETGQQRSAHVRASANDEWERKRPSAPQDDEIGYKRQRRDSREIAEHEEKPKIKYESWDQKETVPVAASTETTSKQSTLCTTNTNVTLMVASSKFTATKSTASTASCTTKPRIATTSGSTKSRVTAAFCGAPVLADKSMAPSASTAQCCRVTETYSSVTSTTAKSIAPTVSTTKACKVIATSSSATSTTQRSTASATSCTTTSARVTASPTKSTVPTIIYGPTACTFAAPSTLTQPTETTAVRDAKISTLTTPAAATKPTATPVIRGARTSTVIRGATATKPTTPNAIHGATTSRFTSTAESTTPVARCLGSASKSTAPISHPKTSFPALSVRHKAPKERTERERRSSGTSRTNPESALKAPVPSRAGLATAAVAPPKCRKSESSAKKVNNTWGSRDDAEPRAEVRRATTTAKLSHSRTKLSFLKVGLSFIVAVNSNGRKQSYCTLCRIRLECSSHLTENIHLYNYMKRRFPELNDKQLTRINQKKFTFSMTEVEKCLGLRNIQTIEVTNDEYKELSDLPEDRALQRLETHFLVLSNTLVPLGHVSPTSLQGLSSPDDEFDPETHARTAAGPTTEPEATVHSIHGYKCGKEACEQQEIDDGALKFAEDNLDDFEEPLSSVSFGPDPQIDDPGLKDAEKNVEGSDEPLHSVLLGPVLKFGDPGSQDNKENLSGFNEPSPAVSLGPEPHFRDPCLNDVEVNLEGSDCPSPSELLGPEPQFGKPGLKQGGEDLEGCNRSSLGPDLGPASLNAEPQSPVVRCSNDGWSSLHKVPIDAGSNCGHSASQAPIRSGSASNLTTFLWVKGPSNQPVVGLVSVYECHGTSGNSFYLCQSCSQKLIVGEICQHMVSVTHRLAYMLRVYPQYMDAFWYEEDIGEEMKLELLRDVAINIAAQERSKKMDAKVIDLSQDMYEYIWNAPFGEALDVLQSATRQPVIESQQTASQTSEKQNGHEMDLCVDSDADSVPSTSSARTNLSSQENRKSSHIPPELPISGVFSRTPPVFKVKREPMFLESKPPESPGPTCEEQASLQVKAELMPQESVTAQAISEEQRSSQVKAELIPSECRPAETFVSVTKTPPVFQVKSEPMFLESKPPESPGPTCEEQASLQVKTELMPQESVTAKAISEEQRSSQVKAELIPPESGSGATAAKPNFQVEAELMLPESKSPENAGPISEEPHSFHVKAELLPQKYGPPESLGPISKEQASFQVKAELKPEESGSPETAGRVPEAQPSCQVNTELLPQNSRSPESAGTILEKQPGYHVNAELTFSECSSPVTTTMLKTPQICQVKDEVVPLGCGSPVFAGPGTETLPSSKVKAETLFLEARPAVSNVSISKTQQSSQVKDDRMRSESRTLVTATPVTKMSSTFQVKEQAHSEGVARVTTSPTIRQDEYLPTRKRESLESVDELIRICTSKTHLCDPRPAKWRLKSLRAKLDKSPDVNPPLIPGEPAPVDQGASVVENRKL